The following are from one region of the Rosistilla carotiformis genome:
- a CDS encoding sulfotransferase family 2 domain-containing protein has product MLGIITTHFPIPHFTKLGLPEDTFAISCFRDPVKRVISHYNMLLNYRANNVNHPCMLTEGQWLGASFDDFLTAIPDEHLLNQLYMFSADLDVAEAVERVAGLSHFLFTEDFDRGVKQLNKKTGFPICVMHRRSAKYLAVISDDSMIRLREKLESEYIFLDHVRKLKNVAGDA; this is encoded by the coding sequence ATGCTGGGCATTATTACTACGCATTTTCCCATACCCCACTTCACCAAATTGGGTCTGCCTGAGGACACATTTGCAATTTCGTGTTTCCGCGATCCGGTCAAGCGTGTCATTTCCCACTACAACATGTTGTTGAACTACCGTGCCAATAATGTGAATCATCCGTGTATGCTGACAGAAGGGCAATGGCTGGGGGCATCATTTGATGATTTCTTGACGGCGATCCCCGACGAACATTTGTTGAACCAACTGTATATGTTTTCGGCGGATTTGGATGTTGCCGAGGCAGTCGAAAGGGTCGCTGGTCTTTCGCATTTCTTATTTACCGAAGACTTTGATCGAGGGGTCAAACAATTGAACAAAAAGACAGGTTTTCCGATCTGCGTAATGCATCGGCGCAGCGCCAAATATCTCGCTGTGATTTCGGACGATAGCATGATCCGCCTGAGAGAAAAGTTGGAGTCCGAGTACATCTTTCTCGATCATGTGCGCAAGCTCAAAAATGTCGCAGGCGATGCATAG
- a CDS encoding glycosyltransferase family protein, which produces MRILVANIPLPTNRFLIDLNQSIGRRHEVIHDHESFWNQEGDFDLVHLHFPEYMTFEIQDAYRGALTDDLLAETEKRLLFWAHTAKIVVTRHVLLPHSASSQSLWESMYELVYRYADAVVHFAPPSIEEFKSRYSNVDFHHGAPRHYIVPHQNYASLPNDVSRAEARKRLRIPKDANVMLAFGAIRNDAERELVLDTFHRMRSPHKVLLVSRWREKLADVSWIRLRDWIRDLKRLYYRIHPAYRFNYGFVEEDDTQLYLNAADVLFIPRFHVLNSGNVTLGMTFGKVVVGPDSWDVGHLLRERGNVVFDPDHPETAASAMEHAMNLAAEGRVGSANRQIALDEWDIEQCGDRYSNIFEELVSARTRR; this is translated from the coding sequence ATGCGCATTCTTGTTGCAAATATTCCGCTGCCGACGAATCGGTTTCTTATCGATCTGAATCAATCGATTGGTCGCCGTCACGAGGTAATACATGATCATGAATCTTTCTGGAATCAAGAGGGCGATTTTGATCTGGTGCACCTTCATTTCCCCGAATATATGACGTTCGAGATTCAAGACGCTTATCGCGGCGCATTGACGGATGATCTGCTGGCAGAAACGGAAAAGCGACTTCTTTTTTGGGCACACACGGCCAAAATCGTGGTCACAAGACACGTTTTGTTACCACATAGCGCGAGCAGCCAATCTCTGTGGGAATCAATGTATGAACTCGTTTATCGCTACGCCGACGCCGTTGTTCATTTTGCGCCGCCGAGTATCGAAGAGTTTAAGAGTCGTTATTCGAACGTCGACTTTCATCATGGAGCGCCGCGACATTACATCGTACCGCATCAAAATTATGCATCGCTGCCGAATGACGTTTCTCGGGCGGAGGCCCGCAAGCGGCTCCGCATTCCGAAAGACGCCAACGTGATGTTGGCTTTTGGTGCGATTCGCAATGACGCGGAAAGAGAACTTGTGCTGGATACGTTTCACCGCATGCGCAGCCCCCACAAGGTGTTGCTCGTTTCCCGCTGGCGCGAGAAGTTGGCAGACGTTTCGTGGATTAGGCTCAGAGATTGGATCCGCGACTTAAAGCGTCTGTACTACCGAATCCATCCAGCGTACCGATTCAACTATGGTTTTGTGGAAGAGGATGACACACAGCTCTATCTGAACGCAGCCGACGTATTGTTCATTCCGCGTTTTCACGTGCTCAACTCAGGGAACGTCACCCTTGGAATGACGTTCGGTAAGGTAGTCGTCGGGCCCGATAGCTGGGATGTTGGGCATCTGCTCAGGGAAAGGGGGAATGTAGTTTTCGATCCCGATCATCCCGAAACAGCGGCCTCGGCAATGGAACATGCGATGAATTTGGCGGCGGAGGGCCGAGTTGGTTCGGCGAATCGGCAAATTGCCCTCGACGAATGGGATATTGAGCAATGCGGCGATCGATATTCGAACATTTTTGAAGAACTGGTTTCAGCGAGAACGCGAAGATGA
- a CDS encoding glycosyltransferase, which produces MKQAVSVTCDKVFEVGFDYYSTVPDEGGVFLPFGAHPAARIRNLEPKDFDASARRTIGIFCAGNLSGASYNNPSLIATFNTPSRTQIINWTAEMFSPRIVATTSDFKTGLKDHLNHIVLLDQATDGLSLGEYFSALRDAEFVLCPPGVNHPHCHNIFEGMACGCIPILGYDNWMRPRLQNGINCITFSDKPSFADAILRALRSTAGERARLRDGVIRYYDSFVRPNVVVEQMVAKAKRVRVLNERHSVRYLGG; this is translated from the coding sequence GTGAAGCAAGCGGTTAGTGTTACGTGCGACAAAGTATTTGAAGTGGGTTTCGATTATTACTCAACCGTTCCGGACGAAGGGGGGGTGTTCTTGCCTTTTGGCGCCCATCCAGCAGCTCGAATTAGAAACCTAGAACCAAAAGATTTCGATGCGTCAGCACGACGGACCATCGGGATCTTTTGCGCTGGGAATTTGAGTGGGGCAAGTTACAACAACCCAAGTCTCATCGCGACATTTAACACTCCATCACGGACCCAAATTATAAATTGGACGGCGGAAATGTTCTCGCCGAGAATCGTCGCCACGACGTCTGACTTTAAGACTGGACTAAAAGATCACCTCAATCATATTGTTTTGTTGGATCAGGCGACAGATGGTCTTTCGCTTGGCGAATATTTTTCAGCGCTTCGGGACGCTGAATTTGTCCTTTGTCCACCCGGTGTGAATCATCCGCATTGCCACAACATATTTGAGGGTATGGCCTGCGGTTGTATACCGATCCTTGGCTACGACAATTGGATGCGCCCACGGCTTCAAAATGGCATTAATTGCATTACTTTTTCTGATAAACCCAGCTTTGCAGACGCAATTCTGAGGGCCTTGCGTTCAACCGCCGGTGAGCGAGCACGGCTTCGCGATGGCGTTATCAGGTACTACGATTCTTTTGTGCGTCCCAATGTCGTCGTAGAGCAGATGGTCGCGAAAGCGAAACGGGTTCGTGTGTTGAATGAGCGGCACAGTGTTCGATACTTGGGCGGATAG
- a CDS encoding NAD-dependent epimerase/dehydratase family protein, with translation MKKILITGGAGFVGRRFVKRHLDLGNEVHCVDPIAADTGGIDPEGGWPLYAPNDYESFHFYKQDCRTWFREHRDDDFDYVFHLAAMVGGRAMIENNPLAVADDLSIDAEYWQWAKAAKPAKTVCFSSSAAYPIGRQRELGYELLSEDMIQFDDDIGMPDMSYGWAKLTCEYLALLAYEKHGLKSVCYRPFSGYGEDQDESYPFPSICKRAMAHVGEPTLSVWGTGDQMRDFIYIEDCVDGVLTTMDKIDNGDALNLSTGIYTSFKQFARIAAEECGYEPEVVGLSDKPAGVFARGGCTKKQAEYGFKASVSFREGIKKALALFAARAS, from the coding sequence ATGAAGAAGATACTTATCACTGGTGGCGCCGGGTTTGTCGGTCGTCGATTCGTCAAGCGGCATCTCGACCTAGGGAACGAAGTCCATTGTGTCGATCCCATCGCCGCCGATACGGGAGGCATTGACCCCGAGGGAGGCTGGCCCTTGTATGCGCCAAACGACTACGAAAGTTTCCACTTCTACAAACAAGATTGCCGGACATGGTTTCGGGAGCATCGAGACGACGATTTCGACTATGTCTTCCATCTCGCCGCCATGGTTGGTGGGCGAGCGATGATCGAAAACAATCCGTTGGCCGTGGCGGATGATCTGTCGATCGATGCGGAGTATTGGCAATGGGCGAAGGCCGCCAAGCCAGCGAAAACGGTTTGCTTCAGCAGCAGCGCTGCCTATCCGATCGGTCGACAACGGGAACTGGGCTACGAACTGCTGTCCGAGGATATGATCCAGTTTGACGATGACATTGGCATGCCAGACATGTCGTACGGATGGGCCAAGTTGACGTGTGAATATTTGGCGCTGCTGGCCTACGAAAAGCACGGTCTCAAAAGCGTCTGCTACCGCCCCTTTTCTGGTTACGGCGAAGACCAGGACGAAAGCTATCCGTTTCCAAGCATTTGCAAACGCGCCATGGCGCATGTTGGCGAACCGACGCTGTCGGTCTGGGGGACCGGCGATCAAATGCGCGATTTCATCTACATCGAAGATTGTGTTGACGGCGTTCTGACGACGATGGACAAGATCGACAACGGCGACGCGCTGAATCTGTCGACGGGGATCTACACTTCATTCAAGCAGTTCGCTCGGATTGCGGCCGAGGAGTGTGGGTATGAGCCCGAGGTGGTGGGGCTGTCCGATAAACCGGCCGGCGTCTTCGCCCGTGGCGGGTGTACCAAAAAACAGGCGGAGTATGGGTTTAAGGCGAGTGTCTCCTTCCGTGAAGGAATCAAGAAAGCTCTCGCCTTGTTTGCGGCACGTGCGTCGTAA
- a CDS encoding glycosyltransferase family 2 protein, with the protein MFQISVITPVYNAAGMVRRAVESAIRIDEVGEVILIEDGSPDGAIHVCRQLESEFEKVRMLQHPGGENRGAGASRNLGIRHAQFPFIAFLDADDWYLDNRFDADKRILSQDPTIDGVYNALGNHYENESLRQMWLDQGRPEVLTLTGGVPTPEELPLVLLYAHPTIKGDFSTDTITVRREFFDRVGLFHTELRLQQDTHMWKRMSAFGRLAAGNLATPVVVRRVHANNRMTQVEEHHKYMELWWRDLGQCFRKGAVRSDIMQAYRRGYAKFRARRGERWKAVKAIGIWLLHEPSQLRKRYGFFDQTLREAFGASRTVDRVLSVKNRFIGTQ; encoded by the coding sequence GTGTTTCAAATTTCTGTGATTACTCCGGTCTACAATGCGGCCGGGATGGTGCGACGCGCGGTCGAGTCTGCAATTCGGATCGACGAAGTGGGCGAAGTCATCCTGATCGAAGATGGATCGCCCGACGGGGCGATCCATGTCTGCCGCCAGTTGGAGAGTGAGTTTGAAAAAGTCAGGATGTTGCAACATCCCGGGGGGGAGAACCGCGGCGCAGGAGCCAGTCGCAACCTGGGTATCCGACACGCCCAGTTTCCGTTCATCGCATTTCTCGATGCAGACGATTGGTATCTGGACAACCGCTTCGACGCGGACAAACGGATCTTGTCCCAAGACCCAACGATCGATGGCGTCTACAACGCGCTAGGAAATCACTACGAGAACGAGTCGCTGCGGCAGATGTGGCTTGATCAAGGCCGTCCCGAAGTGTTGACACTGACCGGGGGCGTGCCAACGCCCGAGGAATTACCGCTGGTCTTATTGTACGCGCATCCGACAATCAAAGGTGACTTCAGCACCGATACCATCACGGTCCGCCGCGAGTTCTTCGATCGGGTGGGTCTGTTTCATACCGAGCTTCGGTTGCAACAGGACACGCATATGTGGAAGCGGATGAGCGCTTTTGGGCGGTTGGCGGCTGGCAACCTGGCAACGCCCGTTGTCGTCCGGCGAGTCCATGCCAACAATCGCATGACCCAGGTGGAAGAACATCACAAGTACATGGAATTGTGGTGGCGAGACCTTGGGCAGTGCTTCCGAAAGGGAGCGGTCCGTTCGGACATCATGCAGGCCTACCGCCGCGGGTACGCAAAGTTTCGCGCCCGCCGTGGTGAGCGATGGAAGGCAGTCAAGGCCATCGGCATCTGGTTGCTGCATGAACCAAGTCAGCTGCGAAAGCGTTATGGGTTCTTCGATCAAACGCTGCGCGAGGCCTTTGGGGCAAGCCGAACCGTCGACCGCGTGCTCTCGGTAAAAAATCGGTTCATTGGAACGCAATAA
- a CDS encoding FkbM family methyltransferase: protein MNHDIPSKHAPIALFVYNRPEHTKRTLRALSENAFADQSHLHVFCDGPKSSEHDQMLVQEVRQVVASEQWCGEVTVITRDENWGLARSIRSGIDSILRQHDRIIVLEDDIETSPGFVRFMNQTLAMYADDARVMNVSGYVPETSYQRWLSETFFVRVMACWGWGTWRRAWKQSRWEGAELLSELERRPGGVAGFNLDGCYPYTEQLRRNLIGEIRTWAVFWAASCYLNDGLSLFPCRSLVRNTGFDGSGENCHNAPGLQPRGPLAEQIPVKKISIRESLLGREYFKAFHRFGSDSRLSVRIRNRFRKTKGQVAQMVPEQMKEPLRHLLGVAHPYGLALSTQRQLQTMNRCDETKVKLFGRDFWIADAASFLGSHDEIFRQGIYEFETSQTTPFIIDAGANIGLASIYFGMRYPGAEIIAIESDGLVCEKLIANLKSFELSNVRVVQGAVWDANSELYFSADGADGGRVSSLGSTMVQGLRLLELFEGRSVDLLKLDVEGAEIRVLSDCESALRSVKRIFVEYHSFANAPQELSKLLSILERTGFRYYIEHTGVHSGRPLVRRETQGGYDLQLNIFATRQHGSN, encoded by the coding sequence ATGAATCACGATATTCCAAGCAAGCATGCTCCCATTGCATTGTTTGTTTATAATCGTCCGGAGCATACAAAGCGAACGTTGAGGGCCCTTTCCGAGAATGCATTCGCGGATCAATCGCACCTGCATGTGTTCTGTGATGGTCCGAAGAGTAGCGAACATGATCAGATGCTGGTTCAAGAAGTCCGTCAGGTCGTTGCCAGCGAGCAGTGGTGTGGCGAGGTTACCGTCATTACGAGAGACGAGAATTGGGGACTGGCGCGTTCGATTCGAAGCGGAATCGATTCGATACTTCGTCAGCATGATCGAATCATTGTTTTGGAAGACGACATCGAGACATCGCCCGGATTTGTTCGTTTTATGAACCAAACGCTTGCGATGTACGCGGACGACGCTAGGGTGATGAACGTTAGCGGATACGTACCCGAAACAAGCTACCAGCGATGGCTTTCCGAAACGTTTTTCGTTCGTGTTATGGCGTGCTGGGGTTGGGGAACGTGGCGTCGCGCATGGAAACAATCACGTTGGGAAGGTGCGGAACTGTTGAGTGAACTAGAACGACGTCCCGGCGGCGTTGCTGGGTTTAACTTGGACGGTTGCTATCCCTACACCGAACAATTGCGTCGGAACTTGATCGGCGAGATACGGACATGGGCGGTGTTTTGGGCTGCAAGCTGCTATCTCAATGACGGTCTTTCGCTGTTCCCGTGTCGTTCGCTTGTGCGTAACACGGGGTTCGATGGATCAGGCGAAAACTGTCACAATGCCCCCGGTTTGCAGCCTCGCGGTCCGCTGGCGGAACAAATTCCCGTCAAGAAAATTTCCATACGAGAATCGCTTTTGGGGCGAGAATACTTCAAGGCGTTTCATCGTTTTGGAAGTGATTCCAGACTTTCGGTTCGGATTAGAAATCGTTTCCGGAAAACAAAGGGTCAAGTAGCACAAATGGTGCCTGAGCAAATGAAGGAGCCGCTGCGTCATTTGTTGGGCGTTGCTCATCCTTACGGGCTCGCGTTGTCGACGCAGCGACAACTGCAAACAATGAATCGGTGTGACGAGACGAAAGTGAAGCTGTTTGGGCGAGACTTTTGGATTGCGGACGCGGCTTCTTTTCTTGGTTCACACGATGAGATCTTTCGTCAGGGAATTTATGAATTTGAAACCTCCCAAACAACTCCTTTTATTATCGATGCTGGTGCAAACATTGGTCTAGCTAGTATTTACTTTGGGATGCGGTACCCGGGGGCGGAGATCATCGCAATCGAGTCGGACGGGCTCGTTTGCGAGAAACTCATTGCGAACCTTAAGTCGTTTGAGTTATCGAATGTCCGCGTTGTGCAGGGGGCAGTTTGGGATGCAAATTCTGAATTGTATTTTTCAGCCGACGGCGCAGATGGTGGTAGGGTGTCAAGCCTCGGAAGCACGATGGTTCAAGGCTTGCGTCTACTCGAATTGTTTGAAGGTCGTTCAGTCGATCTACTGAAACTTGACGTCGAGGGAGCAGAGATCCGAGTATTGAGCGATTGTGAGTCAGCACTTCGTTCCGTGAAACGAATTTTTGTGGAGTACCATTCGTTTGCCAATGCCCCGCAGGAATTGTCGAAGCTTTTGTCGATATTGGAACGGACCGGGTTTCGGTACTACATCGAACACACCGGTGTGCATAGCGGACGGCCGTTGGTTAGACGAGAGACACAAGGCGGGTACGACCTGCAGCTCAATATATTTGCAACCCGCCAGCATGGGAGCAATTGA